The Fusarium fujikuroi IMI 58289 draft genome, chromosome FFUJ_chr05 DNA segment TCTGGCGTAACCCGCCAGGGGTGCATGGGACATTTGAGTCGGATGTACTACTTACCAAGGCTAATCCAAAGCATAAGTGGTACTGGATCAGTGACCAGACTCCGGATGAGGTTCTCCTCATGAAGATCATGGACACCGAGAGTGAGAAGGACGGGAGTGAAATAGCGGGAGGGGTTCACCACTGTTCATTTCATCTGCCGGGAactgagaaggaggaagtGAGAGAGAGCATTGAGACCAAGTTCATTGCATTCTGGTAGTGGCTGTttctctatataattattatctcCTAATTAACTCTATGAGATGACTGTTAGTTTCAATTTTCAATTACTATAAGGCGCGGATGCCTCATGCCATGcgataatattttatttcaGTTACATATTCCTCTAAATCTTCCTTTGTTCCAGGTGCTGACTTGCGAATCAGCCTCTTCCGTTTCCCCCCAACATATCGGCGAGCCTCACCCCACTTGAAACAGTATCGCTATTCCAAATGCgttcctcatcgtcatcatcagtgACCGAAGCAGCTGTCACCGAGCTCGGACTCAAGTCGACAGTACGTTCTGGTCTTTCGGCAAGACTACTCCTACCAAGAATGAACCGACCGAACCATGGTAAAAACTTGAAGAGTTGGAAGTGGATCAGATCCTTCTTCGACTGGTCGAAGACAGATCCTAGAGACTCAAGAGGTACGCCGCTGGTTTCCTCCATCAGGAGAAAGATGAGAGCAAAGGCAACGACGTTCAAGCCAGCAAACACCCCAAGTGTTCCCCCGAATCTAATACCAGTGACCAGTAGGGGTTGCAGCCATGCCAGGAGGCCAGCGAATAGAAGGTTGATGGATATTGCAAGCGATGCGCCCTGTTCTGGATGTTGATTATTTGTCTTCGTTTTGGTTATTTGTCTTCGTTTATACCTCAAAGCCAACTTACGGTGTCACGAAAGGCCAAAGGAAAGCTTTCCGAAGCTAACACGAACGGCACTGGCCCCATTCCCGGGCTATAAAATACTGTGTGAACTGTTTTAAGTGTAAGCGATACTCTCACAGGCACAAGACGCTTATAACATACAGTAGATCCAGAAGGCTACAAGTCCGTTTCTCACATCCTCATTTGCCGTATTGAAGCTTATAGCCGCTGCCATCAAGGTTAAGGCCATACCTGGGATTGTGAAGAGTAGAACCCTCCTTCTTCCCAGAACGTCTATGGAATGGATGGCGGGTAAGCAGAATAAGAAGTTCGACAGACCAAAGATCAAGTTGTACAGCATGGCCTTGGAGATTTGATCTTCTGTTGGCTGATTGCCTGGACTAATACCTACAAGTGTTGTCCCACCGTAGAACGCCATGAGGTTAACTAAATAGTGTCAATGAGGCCAAGGTGTTCAAACAGGTCGATCGACTCACTTCCAGAAAGTTGCTGCGACAAAGCCACAATCCCTGTTGTAATAGCTGCATTCCGAAGGCGATGGACTTTCAGGATCTTCCAGTATTGTCGCACGTAGTGACTGACAGCTCCAACTACTAGGGTTCGAGGTTTCGGGGCGGCCTTGATGCTATCGTATCTTTCATTTTCGAACTCAGTATCTATTCCCTTGTACGTCAAGTACAAGTCTCTGACTGCTTGTAGCTGTGACCGCTTGTATCAGATGTTGTTCGACGGTGCAGGTTGTGAAGGGGAACGAAGGGGTAAGCCAAAAGGGATGTGTAGAAGTGTTGTGACCGACCTTGGTGTTGCGCAATCGTAGCAACGAGGCATATGCCTTCTCAGGGCTATACTTTCTCGAACCTGGCATCAAGTAGTAGCGGAATGACTCAGGGCATTTGGCGACAGTATACATCAGCATAAGCGCAAACACTGCTGGAGACGCCAGAATCAACCGGAGCTTTAGATTCTTGTCGTCAATCTGGTTCAAGCAAATATTGACAATAAAAGACATCATGATGCCAAAAGAGACCCTAACAAGCAAGCCTCTCAGTCATCATATCATCGAGATGTTGGAGAGGTTAGACCTACCATAGCTGCCATAACAGAACTGAAGAGCCTCTCCACGAGCCAACTGCCGTTTCCGCTGCGAGGATGGGGGTGCTAGTAGCCTTTAAGCCCATGCCGACACCGCCGATTAGTCTGATGCTCCTAAGAGACAGCCATGCGTTGTCATTGAGTGTAATGCAAGCCGAGCCAACGGATGCCGCAAAGATGAGAAATGAGGCGACAATAATGACACCACGGCGACCAAACAGTGAACTCATCGGTGCAGCCAGTGGACATCCTCTGTTGCTGTCAGCTACCAAGACATGACTTGCGAGAGAACTCTACCTACATAACAGCAGCGCTGAAGTAAACAGCTGCGTTGGCATAAGCGAACTGGGAGTTGACAGTATGCTTCTGAGACTTAAGCCACTGATCAGCAAAGAGATTTGCACCGTTCTGACTACTCTGTACAAAGCCCTGGAGAAAGGCACTCAGACTGACAGTGAAGATGACCATCCACATCCCGTTCTCAGAGAACGAATGGTCAATCTCGTTGATCAGAGCGCGTTTCTCGGCGGCACTGAGGGGTATGACGGTGTCCGTAGTGCCGCCGCTATCTGGGCTGCCCTTTCGAACCGCTTCGCGGATGGCATTCTCGATGTTGTCCTTTTGCTGCCACGCCGCGGCTGCATCTTGGACTTCTCGCTCGGTGGGATAAGGTCGCAGGCCGGTTAGAGTTTGAGAAGTGTGTTGATAGAACCTTCGCACATCCGCGTGGAGCTCCCTCTCTGTCATATTGGCTGGTACAGTCAGCAATGTTCAGTCCAAGAATCTTAATGAGATGGGCAATGGCCATGTTTACCTAGAGCATTGTGATAGCGAGGTGGCCGCCTTAGAGATACCATGCTGGGCCGTGAGTTCAACGGTATGGTGGAGTAAGTAAAGGTGCTCGTGATGTGAAGGGTGGGAAAACAAAAGTTGTGGTGTCGATGAATCGCTTCACATGCAGAGAGAAGGATAGTGAGTGATTAGACCTTGTCTTCGATTTGGGAAACTTCTGCTTTTAAGCTCATAGCTTCATTCCAATTTCAAGCCGACAGATCTTGTTGGTTCCTGTCG contains these protein-coding regions:
- a CDS encoding related to myo-inositol transport protein ITR1; its protein translation is MTERELHADVRRFYQHTSQTLTGLRPYPTEREVQDAAAAWQQKDNIENAIREAVRKGSPDSGGTTDTVIPLSAAEKRALINEIDHSFSENGMWMVIFTVSLSAFLQGFVQSSQNGANLFADQWLKSQKHTVNSQFAYANAAVYFSAAVIGCPLAAPMSSLFGRRGVIIVASFLIFAASVGSACITLNDNAWLSLRSIRLIGGVGMGLKATSTPILAAETAVGSWRGSSVLLWQLWVSFGIMMSFIVNICLNQIDDKNLKLRLILASPAVFALMLMYTVAKCPESFRYYLMPGSRKYSPEKAYASLLRLRNTKVGHNTSTHPFWLTPSFPFTTCTVEQHLIQAVTATSSQRLVLDAAPKPRTLVVGAVSHYVRQYWKILKVHRLRNAAITTGIVALSQQLSGINLMAFYGGTTLVGISPGNQPTEDQISKAMLYNLIFGLSNFLFCLPAIHSIDVLGRRRVLLFTIPGMALTLMAAAISFNTANEDVRNGLVAFWIYFHTVFYSPGMGPVPFVLASESFPLAFRDTGASLAISINLLFAGLLAWLQPLLVTGIRFGGTLGVFAGLNVVAFALIFLLMEETSGVPLESLGSVFDQSKKDLIHFQLFKFLPWFGRFILGRSSLAERPERTVDLSPSSVTAASVTDDDDEERIWNSDTVSSGVRLADMLGGNGRG